From Harpia harpyja isolate bHarHar1 chromosome 21, bHarHar1 primary haplotype, whole genome shotgun sequence, one genomic window encodes:
- the TMC5 gene encoding transmembrane channel-like protein 5 produces MSYYNEAFENPDYHFSETLEIDRRRSPQKNSFSRQTPDDASLHGFCGEHGGRGQNYPLAIPMASMRHSSEYSEGLPGVNDLSRSLYGNSMDTLFFEPEPELAYSPPSTFHLLDHPYTRRISNVSEDSFIQRRNRRPPDEIFMTSSSLFETDPVCKEEEELVGNLASMSASERIKAIQKMPETMKKKREIRNKVLNRITKKSKHRSTQLPCCAECLQGTVVSFRRFGNSLSEYFHLLQLWHKTLKIIGAKFGTSVLSYFLFLKWLLIFNIFSFLINFSFITIPQFVAAEPNNLSFMGLELLTGAGYFQQTVLYYGFYTNATISKIENGSSYNMQLAYIFSVGIYFVICFLTLLFSMAKSFSRNFTNPHTHSGNASKLLCTWDFNITNEKAVKLTQKNLSTQIKEDFADVNGEVLNFSLTERVVRIVIHLVSWVASLGTAVGACAGVYFLSISNLKLFVKEHKNDLESQAAMLVLPVATSLLNAFIPFFYSWLGHLERFQTPRHQIYVTITRNIILKISIVGILCYYWLNIVAASESQCWETLVGQDIYRLVVVDFMFCLLGSFFGEFLRRIIGTTVCVSLGLPEFDIGRNVLDLIYAQTLTWIGILFSPLLPGIQIISFAIVFYVKKVSLLMNCQPPRKVWRTAQMTTSFMFLLFFPSFLGVLSVIGVTVWRIKPSEECGPFRGLSSMYAAVSEWIEILENYTASKWVVWIYHNLISSELFFFVLSVVVLIITYLHWQIIEGRKTMTKLLKKQIANEGKDKKFLLEKLWALQRVDQNPSAPRGQDQQRSSSSYYPSRQPAQQASGYPGRAFDRNENASYNEYPSSAGILRGTGFPPDSEKSEPSSRPGVSEAVALALRAREAAQWEDEGDDEDFQP; encoded by the exons ATGTCTTATTACAATGAAGCCTTTGAAAATCCAGACTACCACTTCTCAGAGACACTGGAAATTGATAGAAG GAGGAGTCCTCAAAAGAATTCGTTCTCTCGCCAAACCCCTGATGATGCTTCACTGCATGGTTTCTGTGGAGAACATGGTGGAAGAGGACAGAACTACCCTCTGGCCATACCAATGGCCTCCATGAGACATAGCTCTGAATACAGTGAAGGTTTACCGGGAGTTAATGACCTAAGCAGAAGTCTGTATGGAAATTCCATGG ATACTCTTTTCTTTGAGCCTGAGCCAGAACTGGCATATAGCCCACCTTCCACCTTCCATCTGCTGGATCACCCCTATACCCGCAGAATTTCCAATGTATCAGAAG ATAGCTTTATTCAGAGACGCAACAGAAGACCACCTGATGAGATCTTCATGACTTCTTCCAGCCTGTTTGAAACAGATCCAGTGTGCAAAGAAG AGGAAGAGTTAGTTGGAAATCTTGCAAGTATGTCTGCCAGTGAAAGGATTAAAGCAATCCAGAAGATGCCAGAGAccatgaaaaaaaagagagagatcag GAATAAAGTTCTTAACCgaataacaaaaaaatcaaagcaccGCAGTACTCAACTTCCCTGCTGTGCAGAGTGTCTGCAGGGAACAGTAGTG TCATTTCGGCGATTTGGAAATAGCTTGTCAGAATATTTTCACCTACTGCAGTTATGGCACAAGACTCTGAAGATCATTGGTGCCAAGTTTGGAACAAgtgttctttcttattttcttttcttgaagtgGCTGCTAATTTTCAACATCTTCTCATTCCTCATAAACTTCAGTTTCATCACAATCCCTCAGTTTGTTGCTGCAGAACCAAATAACCTTTCATTCATGGGTCTGGAGCTGTTGACTGGAGCT GGTTATTTTCAACAAACAGTACTCTACTATGGCTTTTACACCAATGCTACAATCAGTAAAATAGAGAATGGTTCATCTTACAACATGCAGCTGGCCTATATTTTCAGTGTTGGAATATATTTTGTCATCTGTTTTCTCACCTTGTTGTTCAG CATGGCAAAATCCTTCTCCAGGAACTTCACTAACCCTCATACACACTCTGGAAATGCTAGTAAACTTCTCTGCACTTGGGACTTCAATATAACCAATGAAAAAGCTGTGAAGCTGACACAAAAGAATCTCAGCACACAAATAAAG GAGGACTTCGCTGATGTAAACGGAGAAGTTCTAAATTTTTCTCTAACAGAGAGAGTTGTTCGTATTGTTATTCATCTTGTTTCTTGGGTCGCTTCCCTGGGAACAGCAGTAGGTGCTTGTGCTGGTGTTTACTTCCTCTCCATTAGTAACCTCAAG CTGTTTGTGAAAGAGCATAAAAATGACCTAGAGAGCCAAGCTGCCATGTTGGTGCTACCTGTTGCCACATCTCTCCTCAATGCATTCATCCCGTTCTTCTACTCGTGGCTTGGACACCTGGAGAGATTTCAGACTCCCAGGCACCAGATCTATGTCACTATTACCAG aaatatcaTCCTGAAAATATCAATTGTTGGAATACTGTGCTACTACTGGCTTAACATTGTGGCTGCATCAGAGTCACAG tgctGGGAAACTCTGGTTGGCCAAGATATCTATCGCCTTGTTGTAGTTGACttcatgttttgtttgcttggctCTTTCTTTGGAGAGTTTTTACGAAG aattatTGGAACTACAGTCTGTGTGAGCCTGGGGCTGCCAGAATTTGATATCGGACGAAATGTTTTAGATTTGATCTATGCACAGACTTTGACCTG GATTGGTATCCTCTTCTCACCTCTGCTGCCTGGTATCCAGATCATATCATTTGCTATAGTATTTTATGTGAAAAAG GTCAGTCTGTTGATGAATTGCCAACCCCCTCGCAAAGTCTGGAGAACTGCTCAAATGACAACATCCTTCATGTTCctgctgtttttcccttcctttcttggAGTCCTGTCTGTCATTGGAGTCACTGTCTGGAG GATAAAACCTTCAGAAGAATGTGGTCCTTTCAGAGGTTTGTCTTCTATGTACGCTGCAGTCTCTGAGTGGATAGAAATACTGGAAAATTACACTGCCTCAAAATGGGTAGTGTGGATCTACCATAACTTAATTAGCAGTGAACTTTTCTTCTTCGTCCTCTCTGTTGTTGTCCT aatTATTACTTATCTTCACTGGCAAATAATAGAAGGAAGAAAGACCATGACCAAACTCTTAAAAAAGCAAATTGCTAAT gaaggaaaagataaaaaatttttacttgaaaaacTATGGGCACTGCAAAGGGTAGACCAAAACCCATCTGCGCCAAGAGGACAAGACCAGCAG AGAAGCTCCTCTTCGTACTACCCATCCAGGCAACCTGCCCAGCAAGCGTCAGGCTACCCAGGAAGGGCATTTGATAGAAATGAAAATGCATCCTACAATGAG tatccCTCTTCTGCTGGGATCTTGAGGGGGACTGGCTTCCCACCAG ATTCAGAGAAATCCGAGCCCAGCAGCAGGCCTGGCGTGTCTGAGGCCGTGGCACTCGCCCTGCGTGCTAGAGAAGCAGCTCAGTGGGAAGATGAAGGTGATGACGAAGATTTTCAACCGTGA